In a genomic window of Glycine max cultivar Williams 82 chromosome 13, Glycine_max_v4.0, whole genome shotgun sequence:
- the LOC100306567 gene encoding uncharacterized protein LOC100306567, whose translation MEEFRSKSYGDGRMQIEAYRGTNMQDLRCYSASYASSVHPTTTQQTQMGNNDAKFKKGKSTNGSTSKSWSFSDPELQRKKRVASYKVYAVEGKLKGSLRKSFKWFKDRCNRVVYGW comes from the coding sequence ATGGAAGAGTTCAGATCCAAATCGTACGGTGACGGAAGGATGCAGATTGAGGCCTACCGTGGAACCAACATGCAAGATCTCCGGTGCTACAGCGCCTCCTACGCCTCTTCGGTGCACCCAACAACAACACAGCAAACCCAGATGGGAAATAACGACGCCAAGTTTAAGAAGGGAAAGTCAACGAATGGGTCCACATCCAAAAGTTGGAGCTTTAGTGACCCTGAGTTGCAGAGGAAAAAGAGGGTCGCTAGTTACAAGGTCTATGCTGTTGAAGGAAAACTCAAAGGCTCTCTCAGGAAGAGTTTCAAGTGGTTCAAGGACAGGTGCAACAGAGTTGTCTATGGCTGGTAG
- the LOC100785851 gene encoding casein kinase 1-like protein 1, which yields MEPRVGNKFRLGRKIGSGSFGEIYLGTNIQTNEEVAIKLENVKTKHPQLLYESKLYRILQGGTGIPNVRWFGVEGDYNVLVMDLLGPSLEDLFNFCSRKLSLKTVLMLADQMINRVEFIHSKSFLHRDIKPDNFLMGLGRRANQVYAIDFGLAKKYRDSSTHQHIPYRENKNLTGTARYASMNTHLGIEQSRRDDLESLGYVLMYFLRGSLPWQGLKAGTKKQKYEKISEKKVSTSIEALCRGYPTEFASYFHYCRSLRFDDKPDYAYLKRIFRDLFIREGFQFDYVFDWTILKYQQSQLATPPTRAIGPSAGTSSGMPPAVTNADRHTGGEEGRPPALVSVDSSRRRMSGPILNTLSSANALGQSSGSSRRVAVSSSRDAFVGAESDIRTRTAEASPGAAHRALSGQRSSPIGSSDPKRVVSSGRNASHVKNYDTALRGMEGLQLENDERTHY from the exons ATGGAACCTCGCGTTGGGAATAAGTTTCGCCTGGGTCGGAAGATCGGAAGTGGCTCCTTTGGGGAGATCTAtttag GCACTAATATTCAGACAAATGAAGAGGTTGCAATTAAGCTT GAAAATGTCAAGACAAAACATCCTCAATTGCTGTATGAGTCCAAGTTGTACAGAATTCTCCAGGGAGGAA CTGGAATTCCAAATGTCAGATGGTTTGGAGTGGAGGGAGATTACAATGTTTTAGTGATGGATCTGCTTGGACCGAGTCTTGAAGATCTTTTTAACTTCTGCAGTAGAAAGCTATCACTAAAGACAGTTCTCATGCTTGCTGATCAAATG ATCAACCGTGTTGAGTTCATTCATTCAAAATCGTTTCTGCATCGGGATATCAAACCGGATAATTTTCTAATGGGATTAGGAAGGCGTGCAAACCAG GTTTATGCTATTGATTTTGGTTTGGCTAAGAAATACAGAGATAGTTCAACACATCAACACATTCCTTACAG GGAAAATAAGAATTTGACTGGAACTGCAAGGTATGCCAGCATGAACACTCACCTTGGCATTG AACAAAGCAGAAGAGATGATCTTGAGTCTCTTGGTTATGTTTTGATGTACTTCTTGAGAGGAAG TCTTCCTTGGCAGGGTCTTAAAGCGGGAACAAAGAAACAGAAGTATGAGAAAATCAGTGAAAAAAAGGTTTCTACCTCGATTGAA GCCTTGTGTCGAGGTTATCCAACAGAATTTGCATCTTACTTCCATTACTGCCGATCATTGAGGTTTGATGATAAGCCAGATTATGCGTACCTCAAAAGGATATTTCGTGACCTGTTTATTCGTGAAG GATTCCAGTTTGATTATGTCTTTGACTGGACCATTTTGAAGTATCAGCAATCACAGCTAGCCACTCCTCCAACACGGGCCATT GGTCCTAGTGCTGGAACCAGTTCTGGAATGCCCCCCGCTGTTACTAATGCTGATAGGCATACAG GAGGGGAAGAAGGTAGACCTCCTGCTTTGGTTTCAGTGGATTCCTCGAGGCGCAGAATGTCAGGGCCCATTTTAAATACT TTATCAAGTGCCAATGCCTTGGGTCAGTCAAGTGGATCATCTAGGAGGGTTGCTGTCTCTAGTAGCCGTGATGCATTTGTTGGTGCTGAGTCAGATATCCGTACTCGCACTGCTGAGGCTAGCCCTGGAGCAGCACATCGAGCTTTGAGTGGGCAAAGAAGTTCTCCAATTGGATCTTCTGATCCTAAGAGAGTTGTATCATCAGGGAGAAATGCTTCTcatgtgaaaaattatgacaCTGCACTTAGGGGCATGGAAGGTTTGCAATTAGAAAATGATGAGAGGACCCATTATTAA